One segment of Clarias gariepinus isolate MV-2021 ecotype Netherlands chromosome 6, CGAR_prim_01v2, whole genome shotgun sequence DNA contains the following:
- the LOC128527099 gene encoding zinc finger protein 418-like, translated as MSFTKENNLQTLSKEKPYYCTECGKSFSVKGSFVKHQRTHTGEKPFSCSLCEKRFTEKGSLVTHQRIHTGERPYSCTECGKSFNQADTLRSHRRIHSGEKPYRCECGKSFTGRGNFIKHQRIHTGEKPHYCTVCGKSFSQLGGLLRHQRIHTGDKPYYCAECGMSFKQQSHLQIHKRDHTGEKPYHCSECGKSFKLKETLVIHQRTHTGEKPYHCFQCSKSFTARSNFARHKRIHTGEKLQHCLECGKSFLNRSSLVNHERTHTGEKPYYCAECMKSYKTKEALAIHQRIHTGEKPYHCLQCGKSFTNKSNCVKHKRIHTGEKPYHCTECGKSYKSKEYLEIHQRIHTGEKPYHCLQCGKRFNYRSNFAKHKRIHTREEPFHCTECGKSFTQQKHVQSHHCVRLAEEMLNTAQHGQEEEILKQTIAIIHIREVA; from the coding sequence ATGAGTTTTACTAAGGAGAATAATCTCCAAACACTGTCAAAAGAGAAGCCGTATTACTGTACAGAGTGCGGAAAGAGTTTTAGTGTGAAAGGAAGTTTCGTTAAACACCAACgcactcacactggagagaagccttTTTCCTGCTCACTATGTGAAAAGCGATTTACTGAAAAAGGATCTTTAGTGACACATCAGCGGATTCACACTGGAGAAAGGCCTTATTCCTGCACCGAATGTGGAAAGAGTTTCAATCAAGCGGATACTCTCCGTAGTCATCGGCGAATTCATTcaggagagaagccatatcGCTGCGAGTGCGGAAAGAGTTTTACTGGGAGAGGCAATTTTATAAAACACCAGCGGATTCACACGGGAGAGAAACCTCATTACTGCACagtgtgtggaaagagtttttctCAACTTGGAGGGTTATTGAGACACCAACGAATTCACACTGGAGATAAGCCTTATTACTGCGCAGAGTGTGGAATGAGTTTTAAACAACAGAGTCATCTTCAAATACACAAGCGCgatcacacaggagagaagccgtaccactgctcagagtgcgggaagagttttaAACTCAAGGAAACTTTGGTAATACACCAGCGgactcacactggagagaagccgtatcattGCTTTCAGTGCAGCAAGAGTTTTACTGCGCGAAGTAATTTTGCAAGACATAAGCGCattcacaccggagagaagcTGCAACACTGTTTAGAATGCGGGAAAAGTTTTCTTAACAGAAGTAGTTTAGTGAATCACGAGCGCACTCACACAGGGGAGAAGCCGTATTACTGCGCAGAGTGCATGAAGAGTTATAAAACCAAGGAAGCTTTAGCAATACACCAGCGGATTCatactggagagaagccgtaccACTGCTTACAATGCGGCAAGAGTTTTACTAACAAAAGTAATTGTGTGAAACacaagcgcattcacacaggagagaagccgtatcattGCACAGAATGCGGGAAGAGTTATAAATCTAAAGAATATTTAGAAATACACCAGCggattcacactggagagaagccgtatcactgcttACAGTGCGGCAAGAGGTTTAATTACAGAAGTAATTTTGCGAAACACAAGCGCATTCACACAAGAGAGGAGCCGTTTCACTGCACAGAatgcgggaagagttttacaCAACAGAAGCATGTCCAAAGCCATCATTGCGTTCGTTTAGCAGAGGAGATGCTCAACACTGCTCAACACGGTCAGGAAGAAGAAATCTTGAAACAAACCATCGCCATCATACATATACGAGAAGTTGCATGA